Proteins encoded in a region of the Acholeplasma equirhinis genome:
- a CDS encoding NUDIX domain-containing protein: MKKISDIIIEDGTENLTITKKRETVRGIIVKDNKILMVYSKQFLDFTFPGGGAKLGETHYDSLLRELNEELGAKEIFNMKPFGYIEEKRFGINMTDSVYLQTSYYYFVEIDAIGEQNLMEREKMHGVEPTWVTIDEAIKQNLHAINTYHHHKGMKTVLPREMIVLEKLKDYLKGLNDA, translated from the coding sequence ATGAAAAAAATAAGTGATATTATCATTGAAGATGGTACAGAAAATTTAACAATCACTAAAAAAAGAGAAACTGTTCGTGGTATTATCGTAAAAGATAATAAAATTCTAATGGTTTATTCTAAACAGTTTTTAGACTTTACATTTCCAGGTGGTGGTGCAAAGTTGGGTGAAACACATTATGACTCACTTCTACGTGAGTTAAATGAAGAATTAGGTGCCAAAGAAATCTTTAATATGAAACCATTTGGATATATTGAAGAAAAACGATTTGGTATAAATATGACAGATTCTGTTTATCTACAAACATCGTATTATTACTTTGTAGAGATTGATGCAATTGGTGAACAAAACTTAATGGAACGTGAAAAAATGCACGGTGTTGAACCAACTTGGGTCACAATTGATGAAGCAATCAAACAAAATCTACATGCCATAAACACATATCATCATCATAAGGGTATGAAAACAGTCTTACCACGTGAGATGATAGTACTTGAAAAATTAAAAGATTATTTAAAGGGGTTAAACGATGCGTAA
- the trmFO gene encoding methylenetetrahydrofolate--tRNA-(uracil(54)-C(5))-methyltransferase (FADH(2)-oxidizing) TrmFO — protein sequence MIKIIGAGLAGSEAAWYLANKGLKVKLYEMRPIKMTPAHVTGNFAELVCSNSFRSDDPLNAVGLLKEEMTMLGSLVMKSGRMHSLPAGSSLAVDRVGFSEYITEEIKKHPNIEIVNEEVTEISEDDYVIIATGPLISDKLSEFIRKKLDQDSLHFFDAVAPIIAADSIDMSKAYLKSRYDKGEAAYLNCPMSKEEYDAFYEALMSAEKVQPKDFEHNVFEGCMPVEEMAFRGKDTLLFGPLKPVGLEKPDGTMPYAVVQLRQDDANKTMYNMVGFQTSLKWGDQKRLIQMIPGLENAEILRYGVIHRNSYIEGPKVLQNGYQVKQVPKWFFAGQVSGVEGYVESASSGITAAISMHQLITKGEFEPLPKDSMMGAMALYVSSYHHTFVPMNANFGLLDEIRAKKQDRKQFYHDRAISALEAYIKANIS from the coding sequence ATGATAAAAATTATAGGTGCAGGTTTAGCAGGCAGCGAAGCTGCTTGGTATCTTGCGAATAAAGGTTTAAAAGTTAAATTGTATGAAATGAGACCGATTAAAATGACTCCTGCCCATGTGACAGGTAATTTTGCTGAACTTGTATGTTCAAACTCATTTAGAAGTGATGATCCATTGAATGCAGTTGGATTATTAAAAGAAGAAATGACTATGTTAGGATCCCTCGTTATGAAGAGTGGTAGAATGCATAGCCTACCAGCAGGTAGTTCTTTAGCAGTTGATAGAGTAGGTTTTTCTGAATATATTACAGAAGAAATTAAGAAACATCCAAATATTGAAATTGTAAATGAAGAAGTGACAGAAATTAGCGAAGATGATTATGTTATTATTGCTACTGGTCCATTAATTTCTGATAAACTCTCAGAATTTATAAGAAAGAAATTAGATCAAGATTCGCTTCATTTCTTTGATGCTGTTGCACCAATTATTGCAGCAGATTCAATTGACATGTCAAAAGCGTATTTAAAGAGTCGTTACGATAAAGGTGAAGCAGCTTATTTAAACTGTCCAATGTCAAAAGAAGAGTATGATGCTTTTTATGAGGCTTTAATGTCTGCAGAAAAAGTTCAACCTAAAGACTTTGAACATAATGTTTTTGAAGGTTGTATGCCAGTTGAAGAAATGGCGTTTCGTGGGAAAGATACACTTTTATTTGGACCACTAAAACCAGTTGGACTTGAAAAGCCAGATGGTACTATGCCATATGCAGTTGTTCAATTACGTCAAGATGATGCAAATAAAACAATGTATAACATGGTTGGCTTCCAAACATCACTAAAATGGGGAGACCAAAAACGATTAATTCAAATGATTCCAGGATTAGAAAATGCTGAAATCTTACGTTATGGTGTTATTCATAGAAATAGTTACATTGAAGGACCAAAAGTACTACAAAATGGTTATCAAGTTAAGCAAGTTCCAAAATGGTTTTTTGCAGGACAAGTCTCAGGTGTTGAAGGATATGTTGAATCCGCATCGTCAGGTATTACAGCTGCAATTTCAATGCATCAACTGATTACTAAAGGAGAATTTGAACCATTACCTAAAGATTCTATGATGGGAGCTATGGCACTTTATGTATCAAGTTATCATCATACATTCGTTCCAATGAATGCAAATTTTGGATTACTTGATGAAATTAGAGCTAAAAAACAAGATCGTAAACAGTTTTATCATGACCGTGCAATTTCTGCTTTAGAAGCATATATTAAGGCGAATATATCATAA
- a CDS encoding MIP/aquaporin family protein has protein sequence MKIKLYLHEFIGTFVLVLVGCGAGVVSGFLTNIGLAFGLILMAMIYVFGASSGAHFNPAVSFAMALSKRLSWKDFAFYSLFQVLGGIVASLVLVGFLGANTSLASNTFTLPSASGQMAYLIGTLVEIFVTFIFITVILKVSKDKNLSSVAGLIIGLTLAALIYMSGPLTNASLNPARSIGPALFSANPAALPQLFFFILGPMLGGLLAAIAQPLISNSEAA, from the coding sequence ATGAAAATTAAATTATATCTACATGAATTTATTGGTACATTTGTACTCGTTTTAGTTGGTTGTGGTGCTGGTGTTGTATCTGGTTTCCTAACTAACATCGGATTAGCATTCGGTTTAATCCTTATGGCAATGATCTATGTTTTTGGGGCATCTTCAGGTGCACACTTTAACCCAGCAGTATCATTTGCTATGGCATTATCAAAAAGATTATCTTGGAAGGATTTTGCATTCTATAGCTTATTCCAAGTATTAGGAGGTATTGTTGCAAGCTTAGTCTTAGTTGGTTTCCTCGGTGCGAACACTTCACTTGCTTCAAATACATTTACACTACCTTCAGCATCTGGTCAAATGGCTTATTTAATTGGTACTTTAGTTGAAATCTTTGTAACATTTATCTTTATAACAGTCATCTTAAAAGTATCTAAAGATAAAAACTTATCTTCAGTTGCAGGTTTAATTATCGGTTTAACACTTGCTGCCTTAATTTACATGTCAGGTCCATTAACAAATGCATCATTAAACCCTGCACGTTCAATCGGCCCAGCATTATTCTCAGCAAACCCTGCTGCATTACCTCAATTATTCTTCTTTATTTTAGGTCCAATGCTCGGTGGTTTACTTGCTGCAATTGCACAACCTTTAATCTCAAATTCAGAAGCAGCTTAA
- the rpsB gene encoding 30S ribosomal protein S2: protein MAVVSMKQLLESGVHFGHQTRRWNPKMAPYIFTARKDIHIIDLKKTAVEIEKSYAALYDIVAAGGNVLFVGTKKQATEAVREEAIRSGQFFVDHRWLGGTLTNFKTIRKRIKLLQDLYAQEEAGVWAKLPKKEVAGLLKTRARLEKFLGGIKDMQRLPQALYVVDPRTEEIAVLEARKLGIPVFGIVDTNCDPDLVDYIIPANDDAIRAVKLITWVMANAVIEAQGGVVEKFADEEDAAFEVPADADVRGERDNRNKNRNFKKPEFKKQAPQQEAPKAEAKQENPDLNTLKVAELRELAKAKGIAGYADLKKAELIEALTK, encoded by the coding sequence ATGGCAGTAGTTTCAATGAAACAATTACTCGAGTCTGGTGTACATTTCGGACACCAAACAAGAAGATGGAATCCTAAAATGGCTCCATACATTTTCACTGCAAGAAAAGATATTCACATTATCGACTTAAAGAAAACTGCAGTTGAAATCGAAAAATCTTACGCAGCATTATACGACATCGTAGCTGCTGGTGGTAACGTATTATTCGTTGGTACCAAAAAACAAGCAACAGAAGCGGTTAGAGAAGAAGCAATCCGTTCAGGTCAATTCTTCGTTGACCACAGATGGTTAGGCGGAACTTTAACAAACTTCAAGACAATCCGCAAACGTATTAAATTATTACAAGACTTATACGCTCAAGAAGAAGCTGGCGTATGGGCTAAATTACCTAAGAAAGAAGTTGCAGGTTTATTAAAAACTAGAGCACGCTTAGAAAAATTCTTAGGTGGTATTAAAGATATGCAACGTTTACCACAAGCGTTATACGTTGTAGATCCAAGAACTGAAGAAATCGCAGTTTTAGAAGCTCGTAAATTAGGTATTCCAGTATTTGGTATCGTTGATACTAACTGTGACCCTGATTTAGTAGACTACATTATTCCAGCTAACGATGATGCAATCCGTGCTGTTAAATTAATCACTTGGGTAATGGCTAATGCCGTTATTGAAGCTCAAGGTGGTGTAGTTGAAAAATTTGCTGATGAAGAAGATGCAGCTTTCGAAGTGCCAGCTGATGCTGACGTTCGTGGCGAAAGAGACAACAGAAACAAAAATAGAAACTTCAAGAAACCAGAATTTAAGAAACAAGCTCCACAACAAGAAGCTCCAAAAGCTGAAGCAAAACAAGAAAACCCTGATTTAAATACTTTAAAAGTAGCTGAGTTAAGAGAACTTGCAAAAGCTAAAGGTATTGCAGGATACGCTGATCTTAAAAAAGCTGAATTAATTGAAGCATTAACTAAGTAA
- a CDS encoding trypsin-like peptidase domain-containing protein, which produces MKKVFLMVVAFAAMVLAGCSEAPLLSKVNITYISEGMIAFEQEVDGGKFFLPEQKLSKENYAFGGWYLDSEFIYPMAFNSGSQSDLTLYAKWIENDTEISDEYLTEWLTNNAELINSLVDLQGLSASEILHLVDQGQQQMIASVNRSVVMIDIVGGPWEGSGGSGVIYQKIDNTYYVLTNHHVTEGTISSNFRITVFNGSTKKMYSGVTKVHELLGKELAILKFTTTDQLPVITMANGSDIKKGQFVYAVGSPVWFEDIVTQGVISYAKLNDYTEDGFDAWVIMHTAPINPGNSGGALINAYGQLVGINAYSYPMYDEETDLQLYNFAIHIDEVKTYINGKV; this is translated from the coding sequence ATGAAAAAAGTATTTTTAATGGTGGTAGCATTTGCTGCCATGGTATTAGCAGGATGTAGTGAAGCACCACTTTTAAGTAAGGTAAATATCACCTATATTTCAGAAGGTATGATTGCTTTTGAACAAGAAGTCGATGGTGGAAAATTCTTTTTACCTGAACAAAAATTATCTAAGGAAAATTATGCATTTGGTGGATGGTATTTAGATAGTGAATTTATCTATCCAATGGCTTTCAATAGCGGTTCTCAATCAGATTTAACCCTTTATGCTAAATGGATTGAAAACGACACTGAGATTTCAGATGAATATTTAACTGAATGGTTAACAAACAATGCTGAATTAATTAATAGTTTAGTTGATTTACAAGGGTTATCTGCATCAGAGATTTTACACTTAGTTGATCAAGGTCAACAACAAATGATTGCTTCAGTCAACAGATCAGTTGTCATGATTGATATTGTTGGTGGACCATGGGAAGGATCTGGTGGTTCTGGTGTGATTTATCAAAAGATTGATAACACATACTATGTCTTAACAAACCATCACGTTACAGAAGGTACAATTTCTTCAAACTTTAGAATCACGGTGTTTAATGGTTCTACAAAGAAGATGTATTCTGGTGTGACTAAAGTTCATGAGCTTTTAGGTAAAGAATTAGCAATTCTTAAATTCACAACAACTGATCAATTACCTGTGATTACAATGGCGAATGGTTCGGATATTAAAAAAGGACAATTTGTTTATGCAGTTGGTTCACCTGTTTGGTTTGAAGACATTGTGACTCAAGGGGTTATCTCTTATGCGAAATTAAACGACTACACAGAAGATGGTTTTGATGCATGGGTGATTATGCATACTGCACCAATTAATCCTGGTAATTCAGGTGGTGCCTTAATTAATGCTTATGGTCAACTCGTTGGTATTAATGCGTATTCATATCCAATGTATGATGAAGAAACTGACCTCCAACTATACAATTTTGCAATCCATATTGATGAAGTAAAAACATATATTAATGGTAAAGTGTAA
- a CDS encoding tyrosine-type recombinase/integrase, which produces MVENLYKDYLLVEKNYSLDTVKSYLNDIESFKNFLMNEGLAKDLLDARRERLARNFISYLDNQNFSKKTIARKISGLKHFYQFLVDRNLIDVNIFLTVKTPKIPKKLPHTIDDDAINYLFNSIQKDKPLGFRNYLILDLLYSCGLRASEIVGLEIGDIYLSSGQILVHGKGSKDRYVPIHDKLAETLKHYLSYTRVSLLAKGDDTFQKKLLINYKGTPLTERGLRVILNDIIKQSGETYKIHPHMLRHAFATTLLNHGADLRVVQELLGHTHLKSTQVYTHVSSEVLKEKYKNTHPRMINNEKNK; this is translated from the coding sequence ATGGTAGAGAATCTCTATAAAGATTATCTTCTTGTTGAAAAGAATTATTCGTTAGACACGGTCAAGAGTTATTTGAATGACATTGAATCATTCAAAAACTTTTTAATGAATGAAGGATTAGCTAAAGATTTACTCGATGCAAGACGTGAACGTTTAGCAAGAAATTTTATTTCTTATTTAGATAATCAAAACTTTAGTAAAAAAACAATCGCAAGAAAGATTTCAGGACTCAAGCATTTCTATCAATTCTTAGTTGACAGAAACCTAATTGATGTCAACATTTTTCTTACGGTTAAAACACCTAAAATTCCTAAAAAGTTACCACATACGATTGATGATGATGCGATTAACTATTTATTTAACTCAATCCAAAAAGATAAACCATTAGGATTTAGAAATTATTTAATCTTAGATTTACTTTATAGTTGTGGACTTCGAGCAAGTGAAATTGTTGGACTTGAAATCGGTGATATTTATTTATCTAGTGGTCAAATTTTAGTTCATGGAAAAGGTTCTAAAGACCGTTATGTACCAATCCATGACAAACTTGCTGAGACACTTAAACATTATTTATCTTATACAAGAGTCAGTTTACTTGCTAAAGGTGATGACACCTTTCAAAAGAAACTGTTAATTAATTATAAAGGTACACCATTAACAGAGCGTGGACTACGTGTTATTTTGAATGACATCATTAAACAAAGTGGTGAAACTTATAAGATTCATCCACATATGTTGCGTCACGCATTCGCAACCACATTACTGAATCATGGAGCAGATTTAAGAGTTGTTCAAGAATTACTTGGACACACCCATCTTAAATCAACACAAGTTTATACCCATGTATCGAGTGAAGTATTAAAAGAAAAATATAAAAACACACATCCAAGGATGATCAACAATGAAAAAAATAAGTGA
- the dut gene encoding dUTP diphosphatase produces the protein MRKFEIIEAYKDKYINIPRRATKHSAGYDIETAEDITIAPGQIVKVPTGLKVTMPEDEALFVYPRSSLGIKLNLIMSNAVGVVDSDYYNNKDNEGHLLIPILNFGKEVVHLKKGDRIAQGIFHKFYTTDDDVVAGERLGGFGSSGK, from the coding sequence ATGCGTAAATTTGAAATCATTGAAGCATATAAAGATAAATACATCAACATACCACGCCGTGCAACAAAACATTCAGCAGGTTATGATATTGAAACTGCTGAAGATATCACAATCGCACCAGGTCAAATTGTTAAAGTTCCAACAGGACTTAAAGTCACAATGCCTGAAGATGAGGCACTCTTTGTATATCCAAGATCATCATTAGGCATTAAACTTAATTTGATTATGTCAAATGCAGTTGGTGTAGTTGATAGTGATTACTACAACAATAAAGACAATGAAGGTCATTTATTAATTCCAATTCTTAACTTTGGTAAAGAAGTTGTCCACCTTAAAAAAGGTGACCGAATTGCACAAGGTATTTTTCATAAGTTTTACACGACAGACGATGATGTTGTAGCTGGTGAAAGATTAGGCGGATTTGGTAGTTCAGGTAAATAA